A single Marinitoga aeolica DNA region contains:
- a CDS encoding (2Fe-2S)-binding protein yields the protein MKIALTINNVKKEVEISPSEFLLDVLRRLDYMSVKKGCDTGTCGVCTVLMDGKPVLSCSVLAASADGHEITTIEGLSEDPEFKAISNALLEEGADQCGFCSPGLILNVYAMKKELKNPSEEDMKKYLVGNLCRCTGYVPQMRAIKKYFEVKA from the coding sequence ATGAAAATAGCATTAACAATAAATAATGTAAAAAAAGAAGTAGAAATATCCCCTTCAGAATTTCTTCTTGACGTTTTAAGAAGGCTTGATTATATGAGTGTAAAAAAAGGTTGTGATACAGGGACATGTGGTGTGTGTACAGTTCTGATGGATGGGAAACCCGTTTTGTCCTGCTCCGTTTTAGCAGCTTCAGCTGATGGACATGAAATAACAACAATTGAAGGGCTGTCAGAAGATCCGGAATTTAAAGCAATTTCAAACGCTTTACTTGAAGAAGGTGCAGATCAATGTGGTTTTTGTAGTCCGGGATTGATCTTGAATGTATATGCAATGAAAAAAGAATTAAAAAATCCAAGTGAAGAAGATATGAAAAAATATTTAGTTGGGAATTTGTGTAGATGTACAGGTTATGTTCCACAAATGAGAGCTATAAAAAAGTATTTTGAGGTGAAAGCATGA
- a CDS encoding FAD binding domain-containing protein — MIEIKEYYRAKSVEEAYEKLMNVEGAEIIGSGAFMRLSSRKINLAIDLQEAGLNYVKIENNEIRIGGATTLGEIEKNEIIKESFNGELVKALQAIWSVQLRNIATIGGTVFPRLGFSDLITVLLALNTDIVLYNNGRMPLEVFLEEKIRKDIIVELIIKKENRKLSFQYMRNSFYDFSILNAAVSVDENKDFRIAIGARPGVASLAKKAMGYLKENDDIEEGAKIAAEEMTYGSNIKGSKEYREMIAPVLVRRGLEEVLK; from the coding sequence GTGATTGAAATTAAAGAATATTATAGGGCCAAAAGTGTTGAAGAAGCTTATGAGAAATTGATGAATGTTGAAGGGGCAGAAATTATTGGAAGCGGAGCTTTTATGAGGCTTTCATCAAGAAAAATTAATCTTGCAATTGATCTGCAAGAGGCAGGATTAAATTATGTAAAGATAGAAAATAATGAAATAAGAATAGGTGGTGCAACAACATTAGGTGAAATTGAAAAAAATGAAATAATAAAAGAATCTTTTAATGGAGAATTGGTTAAAGCATTACAGGCAATATGGTCTGTTCAATTAAGAAATATAGCAACTATAGGTGGAACGGTATTTCCAAGATTAGGTTTTTCTGATTTGATTACAGTGTTATTAGCTTTAAATACAGATATAGTTTTATATAATAATGGAAGAATGCCATTAGAAGTTTTTTTAGAAGAAAAAATAAGAAAAGACATTATAGTAGAACTGATAATAAAAAAAGAAAATAGAAAATTGTCATTTCAATATATGAGAAATTCTTTTTATGATTTTTCAATATTAAATGCAGCTGTTTCGGTTGATGAAAATAAGGATTTTAGAATAGCAATTGGAGCAAGACCAGGTGTTGCTTCTTTAGCTAAAAAAGCTATGGGATATTTAAAAGAAAATGATGATATTGAAGAAGGAGCAAAAATTGCAGCAGAAGAAATGACGTATGGTTCTAATATTAAAGGTTCAAAAGAATATAGAGAAATGATTGCACCTGTTCTTGTAAGAAGAGGGTTAGAGGAGGTTTTAAAATGA
- a CDS encoding FAD binding domain-containing protein, which produces MKFKYFKPHTIDEISELKSKYDAKLLSGGTDLMVKMRAKVCKPEIIIDTKGLEKKEIEFKDGKVVIPINTTYSDLTENKEFIKKYPMIVEIINKIGSPQIRNRATPIGNIANASPAGDFLLAAYLFRGYAEIKPSNKKIKISKLVTGPGKIALKPEEFINSIELRDRSEYKYYYEKVGKRNAMNISVISIGVLLKLDNGIIDDIKIAYGSVGPTVMRFKDVEKEMIGKSFSKETFERFGEIYMKNINPITDVRATAEYRKKMVKNLLVKAYYNFNREG; this is translated from the coding sequence ATGAAATTTAAATATTTTAAACCTCATACAATAGATGAAATTAGTGAATTAAAATCAAAATACGATGCCAAATTATTATCAGGTGGAACAGATTTAATGGTAAAAATGAGAGCTAAGGTATGTAAGCCAGAAATTATTATAGATACAAAAGGTTTAGAAAAAAAAGAAATAGAATTTAAAGATGGGAAAGTTGTTATCCCAATAAATACTACATATAGTGATTTAACAGAAAATAAAGAATTTATCAAGAAGTATCCTATGATAGTTGAAATAATAAATAAAATAGGTTCCCCACAAATCAGGAATAGAGCTACGCCTATCGGTAATATTGCAAATGCCTCACCGGCTGGAGATTTTCTTCTTGCAGCATATTTATTTAGAGGATATGCTGAAATAAAACCATCCAATAAAAAAATAAAAATTTCTAAATTGGTAACAGGACCTGGAAAAATAGCTCTAAAACCAGAAGAATTTATAAATTCAATTGAACTTAGAGATAGAAGCGAATATAAATATTATTATGAAAAAGTTGGAAAAAGAAATGCCATGAATATTTCAGTAATTAGTATAGGTGTACTGTTAAAACTTGATAATGGTATTATAGATGACATAAAAATTGCCTATGGTTCAGTTGGACCAACAGTAATGAGATTTAAAGATGTAGAAAAAGAAATGATCGGAAAGTCTTTTTCAAAAGAGACATTTGAAAGATTTGGAGAAATATATATGAAAAATATAAATCCTATAACAGATGTAAGAGCTACTGCGGAATATAGAAAAAAAATGGTGAAAAATTTATTAGTTAAAGCTTATTATAATTTTAATAGGGAAGGGTGA
- a CDS encoding (2Fe-2S)-binding protein, whose amino-acid sequence MKIKFKLNGKNVEYDVQEYKRALDFLRDDMRMTSVKEGCGEGECGACTIILNGKNVNSCMVLAVELDGQEVWTLEGLNEKGETYIQESYVEKGAIQCGFCTPGFIMSTKVLLDNNPNPSDEDIKNGLEGNLCRCTGYTKIIEAVKLAATKRGDNNEI is encoded by the coding sequence ATGAAAATTAAATTCAAATTAAATGGAAAAAATGTTGAATATGATGTTCAAGAATATAAAAGAGCTCTTGATTTTTTGCGTGATGATATGAGAATGACTTCTGTAAAGGAAGGATGTGGAGAAGGTGAATGTGGTGCTTGTACCATAATCTTAAATGGAAAAAATGTAAATTCATGTATGGTTTTAGCTGTTGAATTGGATGGTCAGGAAGTATGGACTTTAGAAGGTTTAAATGAAAAAGGAGAAACCTATATTCAGGAATCATATGTGGAAAAAGGAGCTATTCAATGTGGGTTCTGTACCCCTGGATTTATAATGTCAACAAAGGTATTATTAGATAATAATCCGAATCCATCTGATGAAGATATAAAAAATGGGTTAGAAGGGAATTTATGTAGATGCACAGGATATACCAAAATTATAGAAGCTGTGAAATTAGCTGCTACAAAACGAGGTGATAATAATGAAATTTAA
- the thrC gene encoding threonine synthase, which produces MGKYKLRCITCGKIYESSEVEYTCPKCGNRMGTLEVIYDYENIKIYREEFSKYENIWQFEKILPIEKGSYRTPLHVGGTPLYNTPSLAEELGIKELVIKYDGTNPTASYKDRASAIAITKAYEKGYDTIYCASTGNAASSLAGLSAPTKLKTFIFLPASAPIAKISQLFIYGAKVIPIDGSYDEAFDISMKIGEEKGWYCRNSAINPYLLEGKKTGALEIAIQNNWNIPDYLLVSVGDGTVISSFYKGFYDLYQLGLIDRIPKIIGVQAKGASAVKRVFDKGEPFLPDDIETNTIADSISVGKPRDVIKACKYVKASGGYFISVSDEEILSAIYELSLKTGIFGEPAGATSYAGLKKIAKKLGKEAKVAIVITGNGLKDIKAIEKFVKLRKIKPDLKAVREVIEEYEN; this is translated from the coding sequence ATGGGAAAATATAAATTACGATGTATTACTTGTGGGAAAATATATGAGTCATCTGAGGTTGAATATACATGTCCTAAATGTGGTAATAGGATGGGAACGTTAGAGGTTATATATGATTATGAAAATATAAAAATTTATAGGGAAGAATTTTCAAAATATGAAAATATATGGCAATTTGAGAAAATTTTACCAATTGAAAAAGGAAGCTACAGAACACCTTTGCATGTTGGAGGGACACCACTTTATAATACTCCTTCGTTAGCAGAAGAATTGGGAATAAAAGAATTAGTTATCAAATATGATGGAACAAACCCAACAGCTTCTTATAAAGATAGAGCATCGGCTATAGCTATCACAAAAGCATATGAAAAAGGTTACGATACAATATATTGTGCTTCAACTGGAAATGCTGCGAGCTCTCTTGCAGGATTAAGTGCACCTACAAAATTAAAAACCTTTATATTTCTTCCAGCTTCAGCGCCAATTGCAAAGATTTCCCAACTGTTTATATATGGTGCAAAAGTAATTCCTATAGATGGAAGTTATGACGAAGCTTTTGATATTTCTATGAAAATAGGTGAAGAAAAGGGATGGTATTGCAGAAACTCTGCAATAAATCCTTATTTACTTGAAGGTAAAAAGACCGGGGCATTAGAAATAGCAATTCAAAATAATTGGAATATTCCAGATTATCTTTTAGTTAGTGTTGGTGATGGAACTGTTATTAGCTCTTTTTATAAGGGTTTTTATGATCTTTATCAATTAGGGTTAATAGATAGAATACCTAAAATAATAGGTGTTCAAGCAAAGGGGGCCTCAGCAGTAAAAAGAGTTTTTGACAAAGGAGAACCATTTTTACCTGATGATATAGAGACGAATACCATTGCTGATAGTATAAGTGTTGGAAAACCACGAGATGTGATAAAAGCATGTAAATATGTAAAAGCAAGTGGAGGATATTTTATTTCTGTTTCTGATGAAGAAATATTAAGTGCAATATATGAATTATCCTTAAAAACAGGAATATTTGGTGAACCTGCAGGTGCAACATCGTATGCAGGGCTAAAGAAAATTGCTAAAAAACTCGGTAAAGAAGCTAAAGTAGCAATTGTTATTACTGGAAATGGATTAAAAGATATAAAAGCAATAGAAAAATTTGTTAAATTAAGAAAAATAAAACCAGACTTAAAAGCAGTTAGAGAGGTGATTGAAGAATATGAAAATTAA
- a CDS encoding NADH-dependent [FeFe] hydrogenase, group A6 yields MKITINNREYNMPENISILEAVKKANIKIPTLCYIEGKEPYGGCRLCVVEVEGSKTLVPSCAVKISEGMKIKTHSEKVRKVRKTIMQLIVASHGISCELNCLTCPKATSCELKTIAEEIGVTKINIPPVEKNLPTDFSSYSIVREPTKCIVCGRCIRTCSEVQSVNIFTFANRGPNTIVTTFMDEGMGNVDCTNCGQCVMNCPTGALHEVYHIDGVWKAINDPEKITVVQTAPAVRVAIGEPFGLEPGTISTGKMVAALRLLGFDKVFDTNFTADLTIVEEGTEFIHRFKEGGKLPLFTSCSPGWIKFIEHNYPEFLPHLSSAKSPQQMFGAVAKHYYAKKLGVPKEKLVVVSIMPCTAKKYEMHRPELAGDVDFVLTTRELAKMIKESGIDFKNLPEEEYDDPFGISTGAGAIFGASGGVMEAALRTAYEILTGKELEKLDFTSVRGLAGVKEAEVEINGKIIKVAVVNTLGKARQLLEKMKNGEVEYHFVEFMACPGGCIGGGGQPIPTTEEVLLKRMEAIYEIDYDSKLRKSHENPAVKKLYEDFLEEPNSEIAHHLLHTHYVARN; encoded by the coding sequence ATGAAAATTACTATTAATAATAGGGAATATAATATGCCAGAAAATATATCTATTTTAGAAGCGGTAAAAAAAGCTAATATAAAAATACCAACACTATGTTATATAGAAGGTAAAGAACCATATGGAGGATGTAGATTATGTGTTGTTGAAGTTGAAGGTTCAAAAACGTTAGTGCCATCTTGCGCAGTAAAAATTAGTGAAGGAATGAAAATAAAAACACATTCCGAAAAAGTAAGAAAAGTTAGAAAAACAATAATGCAGTTGATAGTAGCTTCACATGGTATAAGTTGCGAATTAAATTGCTTGACATGTCCTAAAGCTACAAGTTGTGAATTGAAAACAATAGCAGAAGAGATAGGAGTAACAAAAATAAATATACCCCCAGTAGAAAAAAACTTACCTACCGATTTTTCGAGTTATTCCATAGTTAGAGAGCCAACAAAATGTATTGTGTGTGGAAGATGTATTAGAACATGTTCTGAAGTTCAAAGTGTTAATATATTTACATTTGCAAATAGAGGACCAAATACAATAGTAACAACATTTATGGATGAAGGTATGGGAAATGTTGATTGTACAAATTGTGGTCAATGTGTTATGAATTGCCCGACAGGTGCTTTGCATGAAGTATATCATATTGATGGAGTATGGAAAGCAATTAATGACCCAGAAAAAATTACTGTTGTACAAACAGCACCTGCAGTTAGAGTGGCTATTGGAGAACCATTTGGACTGGAACCTGGGACTATTTCTACTGGAAAAATGGTTGCGGCTTTAAGGTTATTAGGTTTTGATAAAGTTTTTGATACCAATTTCACTGCTGATTTAACTATAGTGGAAGAAGGAACAGAATTTATCCATAGGTTTAAGGAAGGTGGAAAGCTGCCATTATTTACATCATGTAGTCCTGGATGGATAAAATTTATTGAACATAATTATCCTGAATTTTTACCACATCTTTCTTCTGCAAAATCACCACAACAAATGTTTGGAGCAGTTGCAAAACATTATTATGCAAAAAAATTAGGTGTTCCTAAAGAAAAATTAGTAGTTGTTTCTATAATGCCATGTACTGCAAAAAAATATGAAATGCATAGACCAGAATTAGCTGGCGATGTTGATTTTGTATTAACCACAAGAGAGTTAGCAAAGATGATAAAAGAATCAGGAATAGACTTTAAAAATCTTCCTGAAGAAGAATATGACGATCCATTTGGAATATCAACAGGTGCAGGAGCAATATTTGGAGCATCAGGTGGAGTTATGGAAGCAGCTTTAAGAACTGCATACGAGATATTAACAGGAAAGGAACTTGAAAAATTAGACTTTACATCGGTAAGGGGTTTAGCAGGAGTAAAAGAAGCAGAAGTTGAAATTAATGGAAAAATAATAAAAGTTGCCGTTGTCAATACATTAGGAAAAGCAAGACAATTACTTGAAAAGATGAAAAATGGCGAAGTAGAATATCACTTTGTTGAATTTATGGCATGTCCTGGTGGATGTATAGGTGGTGGAGGACAGCCAATTCCAACTACAGAAGAAGTGTTGCTTAAGAGAATGGAAGCAATATATGAAATTGATTATGATTCAAAATTAAGGAAGTCTCATGAAAATCCAGCTGTTAAAAAGTTATATGAAGATTTTCTTGAAGAACCAAATAGTGAAATTGCGCATCATTTGCTACATACGCATTATGTGGCTAGAAATTAA
- a CDS encoding complex I 51 kDa subunit family protein, with protein MLEEKIFLKSDVEKTMDNYEFLGLKKSLEMKSEDIVKKITDSGLRGRGGAGFPTGKKWEFALAQKNDVKFLICNADEGEPGTFKDRFLLENMPFKVLEGIIIAAYAVKANFGYIYIRGEYSKAIDIFEKTIKEAYHRGLLGKNILGSNFNFELRLIKGAGAYVCGDETSLINSIEGKRGFSRIKPPYPVQRGLYDKPTVVNNVETLTTVAEIMKYEDNIFAKLGTEKSRGTKLVSISGDVKLPGIYEIEFGSGTLKDIIELAGGTKDELNFVVPGGLATSILKYDEINIPYTYEDLENAGSSVGSGGMIVVSQKHDLIDILLNVSDFFVKETCGTCFPCREGNRNIKEILLELKKKGYKEEYKKIIGELREAILLAARCGFGQSSVNFIYSVLDKFFYEEVR; from the coding sequence ATGTTAGAAGAAAAGATCTTTTTAAAATCAGATGTTGAAAAGACAATGGATAATTATGAATTTTTGGGGTTAAAAAAATCATTGGAAATGAAATCTGAAGATATTGTGAAAAAAATAACCGATTCTGGTTTAAGAGGAAGAGGAGGAGCTGGATTTCCAACAGGTAAAAAATGGGAATTTGCTTTAGCTCAAAAAAATGATGTGAAATTTTTAATATGTAATGCTGATGAAGGTGAACCTGGAACATTTAAAGATAGATTTTTACTAGAAAATATGCCATTTAAAGTATTGGAAGGAATAATAATAGCAGCATATGCTGTTAAAGCAAATTTTGGATATATATATATTAGAGGAGAATATTCAAAAGCAATAGATATTTTTGAAAAGACTATAAAAGAAGCATATCATAGAGGTTTACTTGGTAAAAATATCTTGGGTAGCAATTTTAATTTCGAATTAAGACTTATTAAAGGTGCAGGTGCATATGTTTGTGGAGACGAAACATCTTTAATTAATTCAATTGAAGGGAAAAGAGGCTTTTCAAGAATAAAACCTCCATATCCTGTTCAAAGAGGGTTGTATGATAAGCCTACTGTAGTAAATAATGTAGAAACTTTAACAACAGTAGCAGAAATAATGAAGTATGAAGATAATATTTTTGCAAAATTAGGTACAGAGAAAAGCAGAGGAACAAAATTAGTTTCAATTAGTGGAGATGTCAAATTACCCGGTATTTATGAAATAGAATTTGGTAGTGGAACATTAAAAGATATTATTGAATTGGCTGGTGGAACAAAGGATGAATTAAATTTTGTTGTTCCAGGCGGGTTGGCAACATCAATATTAAAATATGATGAAATTAATATTCCATATACATATGAGGATTTAGAAAATGCAGGTTCATCAGTAGGATCTGGTGGAATGATAGTTGTATCACAAAAACATGATTTAATAGATATTTTATTGAATGTTTCTGATTTCTTTGTAAAAGAGACATGTGGAACATGTTTTCCATGTAGAGAAGGCAATAGAAATATAAAAGAAATATTATTAGAATTGAAGAAAAAAGGCTACAAAGAAGAATATAAAAAGATAATAGGTGAATTGAGGGAAGCTATATTACTTGCTGCTAGATGTGGATTTGGGCAATCTTCAGTTAACTTTATTTATTCTGTGCTGGATAAATTTTTTTATGAAGAGGTGAGATAG
- the nuoE gene encoding NADH-quinone oxidoreductase subunit NuoE has protein sequence MEKFYEKTLLEELHDIQDTYGYIPEEQIIRIAKSRNMPKSQLYGVISFYSMFHVEPRGRYIIRVCDSLSCHLNNAENVVETIKEYLGIESGETTADKKFTLEIVECLGHCGEGPVMLVNNKVYTKLTPQQAISILKECI, from the coding sequence ATGGAAAAATTTTATGAAAAAACCTTATTAGAAGAGCTTCATGATATTCAAGATACATATGGATATATACCAGAAGAACAAATTATTAGAATTGCTAAGTCGAGGAATATGCCGAAATCGCAGTTATATGGAGTTATTTCATTTTATTCGATGTTTCATGTTGAACCCAGAGGAAGGTATATTATAAGGGTTTGCGATAGTTTATCCTGTCATTTAAATAATGCGGAAAATGTTGTAGAAACGATAAAGGAATATTTGGGAATTGAGTCGGGTGAAACAACGGCTGATAAAAAATTTACTCTGGAAATTGTAGAATGTTTAGGGCATTGTGGAGAAGGACCAGTTATGTTAGTAAATAATAAAGTTTATACTAAATTAACTCCACAACAAGCCATTTCTATTCTAAAAGAATGTATATAA
- a CDS encoding peptidylprolyl isomerase, with amino-acid sequence MRDWFVKWEKTIVIIIVVLFTAGIVWWSIAAYLGASKAKATSNKPSKDNAVAIITKDGTELDYPYWIMDYEVNDEVSQMRQQYTSYGQKLDPVFDELMLSYTAAKQLFDIKVIEYYAENNGLMPTDKEVEEAFDKYIDDQIAKLKENPDNWKKYLDYYKSEDNLRNLIKANYKNAYKTQFILDRVKNSVSNISKEEGLKYLKDNFNDLKSKYEEVKAQHILVSDEATANKIMEMIKNKEITFEDAAKKYSKDTSNATSGGELGWFKHNTMVKEFEDASFNATVGELVGPVKTNYGYHIIRVQDKKVFNKPEDIMDKYPEIYSEIEKTLKNDKFVSWLKEYKEKEKLGLNFLDEDLKAYDEYNELSKSKDENKIREYISSIEKIVFDNGELAVDASANEMALYINATNLLKSILSERLDKFTKYLTLKDDVDENILKLGIDEINKKYDEISAKMKNVSGEEYTKLLKERFKYEDARDFLNLKNELKGYTDEEIVKGKTELQKELDELKSKRIKVLDELFAEYPSSTKTIDYYYQEAPEKPEVALKYSENKINTYKQYLKYIDANAMFQYFGQQLREISFNLNRVAFSKASTETRIEALETLIDFNDTFSQDKFSKIGYLEEIKKLDPKYPGIDKMIADAEKEYQESKNATTTEATTTNK; translated from the coding sequence ATGAGAGACTGGTTTGTTAAATGGGAAAAGACAATTGTAATTATAATTGTAGTATTATTCACAGCTGGTATTGTTTGGTGGTCAATTGCGGCATATTTAGGTGCATCCAAAGCAAAAGCAACTTCCAATAAACCATCAAAAGATAATGCAGTAGCTATTATTACAAAAGATGGAACAGAATTAGATTACCCATATTGGATAATGGATTATGAAGTAAATGATGAAGTTTCACAAATGAGACAACAATATACATCATATGGTCAAAAATTAGATCCTGTATTTGATGAGTTAATGCTATCATATACTGCAGCAAAACAGTTATTCGACATAAAAGTAATTGAATATTATGCTGAAAACAATGGATTGATGCCAACTGATAAAGAAGTTGAAGAAGCATTTGATAAATATATTGATGATCAAATAGCAAAATTAAAAGAAAATCCTGATAACTGGAAAAAATATTTAGATTATTACAAAAGTGAAGATAATTTAAGAAACTTGATTAAAGCGAACTATAAAAATGCATATAAAACACAATTTATCCTTGATAGAGTAAAAAATAGTGTTTCAAATATATCCAAAGAAGAAGGTTTAAAATATTTAAAAGATAATTTTAATGATTTAAAAAGCAAATACGAAGAAGTAAAAGCACAACATATTCTTGTATCAGATGAAGCCACTGCTAATAAAATAATGGAAATGATAAAAAATAAAGAAATTACATTTGAAGATGCTGCAAAAAAATATTCGAAAGATACTTCAAATGCAACAAGTGGTGGAGAATTAGGATGGTTTAAACACAATACAATGGTAAAAGAATTCGAGGATGCATCATTTAATGCTACGGTAGGAGAATTAGTAGGCCCAGTAAAAACTAATTATGGATATCATATAATTAGAGTACAGGATAAAAAAGTATTTAATAAGCCAGAAGACATTATGGATAAATATCCAGAAATATATTCTGAGATTGAAAAAACTTTAAAAAATGATAAATTTGTTTCCTGGTTAAAAGAATACAAAGAAAAAGAAAAATTAGGATTGAATTTTCTTGATGAAGATTTAAAAGCATATGATGAATATAATGAATTGTCAAAATCAAAAGATGAAAATAAAATAAGAGAATATATATCTTCAATTGAAAAGATAGTATTTGACAATGGAGAATTAGCTGTTGATGCATCTGCTAACGAAATGGCACTGTATATAAATGCTACTAATTTATTAAAAAGTATTTTAAGTGAAAGATTAGATAAATTCACAAAATATTTAACATTAAAAGATGATGTTGATGAAAATATTCTCAAATTAGGTATTGACGAAATAAATAAAAAATATGATGAAATTAGTGCTAAAATGAAAAATGTATCTGGAGAAGAATATACAAAATTATTAAAAGAAAGATTTAAATACGAAGATGCAAGAGATTTCTTAAATCTCAAAAATGAATTAAAAGGATATACAGATGAAGAAATAGTAAAAGGTAAAACAGAATTGCAAAAGGAATTAGATGAATTAAAATCAAAAAGAATAAAAGTATTAGATGAATTATTTGCAGAATATCCAAGCTCAACAAAAACAATTGATTATTATTATCAGGAAGCACCTGAAAAACCTGAAGTTGCTTTAAAATATTCAGAGAATAAAATAAACACATATAAACAATATTTAAAATATATCGATGCAAATGCTATGTTCCAATATTTTGGACAGCAATTAAGAGAAATAAGCTTTAATTTAAATAGAGTGGCTTTCTCAAAAGCATCAACAGAAACAAGAATAGAAGCATTAGAAACATTAATTGATTTCAATGACACATTCTCTCAAGATAAATTTTCAAAAATAGGATATTTAGAGGAAATTAAGAAACTTGATCCAAAATATCCTGGAATAGATAAAATGATTGCTGATGCAGAAAAGGAATATCAAGAATCAAAAAATGCAACAACAACAGAAGCAACTACAACAAATAAATAA
- a CDS encoding thiamine pyrophosphate-dependent enzyme: MPVNMKQLINLVEKEDWPFTQGHRLCPGCNAPMVAKWATMTAKALGYEPVVGAATGCLEVSTTIYPFTAWNIPYIHNAFENVAATISGAEAAYRSLKNRGKLKTDKPIKFIAFGGDGGTYDIGLQSLSGAVERGHDFLYILYDNEGYMNTGNQRSGSTPPGADATTEPVGKVKTGKVQFKKNIVEIIGAHENVYAATASTSDPFDFMAKVEKGLKHEGPAFIAVLAPCVRFWRIPESTGPKVTKLAVETKYWPLYEIDRGVYKITRKPRNFKPIEEYIKSIGRFRKALQHPEYKEMIEEMQKYVDTRWERLLKLEEVTKGMYLR; this comes from the coding sequence GTGCCTGTAAATATGAAACAATTAATTAATTTGGTAGAAAAAGAAGATTGGCCATTTACACAAGGACATAGATTATGTCCAGGATGTAATGCGCCAATGGTTGCAAAATGGGCAACAATGACAGCAAAAGCTTTAGGATATGAGCCAGTAGTAGGTGCAGCAACTGGATGTTTAGAAGTTTCTACAACAATATATCCATTTACAGCTTGGAATATTCCTTATATACACAATGCTTTTGAAAATGTTGCAGCAACAATTTCTGGTGCAGAAGCAGCATATAGATCATTGAAAAATAGAGGAAAATTGAAAACAGATAAACCAATTAAATTTATTGCATTTGGTGGAGACGGTGGAACATATGATATTGGTCTTCAATCATTATCAGGAGCTGTAGAAAGAGGACACGATTTCTTATACATCTTATATGATAATGAAGGTTATATGAATACAGGTAACCAAAGATCAGGTTCTACACCTCCAGGTGCAGATGCAACAACTGAACCTGTTGGAAAAGTAAAAACTGGTAAAGTACAATTCAAGAAAAATATTGTTGAAATAATTGGAGCACATGAAAATGTTTATGCAGCAACAGCTTCAACATCAGATCCATTTGATTTTATGGCAAAAGTTGAAAAAGGTTTAAAACATGAAGGACCAGCATTTATTGCTGTATTAGCTCCTTGTGTAAGATTTTGGAGAATTCCTGAAAGCACAGGACCTAAAGTTACAAAATTAGCTGTAGAAACAAAATATTGGCCATTATATGAAATTGATAGAGGAGTATACAAGATTACAAGAAAACCAAGAAACTTTAAGCCAATAGAAGAATACATAAAATCAATTGGAAGATTTAGAAAAGCATTACAACATCCAGAATACAAAGAAATGATTGAAGAAATGCAAAAATATGTAGATACAAGATGGGAAAGATTGTTAAAGTTAGAGGAAGTAACAAAAGGTATGTATTTAAGATAA